The DNA sequence GATAAACTATTTGGCACTTGGAAGGAACTTGACGATGAAATAGATGTGGAGTATGGGGTCATTCATTCGCCCGGTTCCTATAACCCATTGGTTATTCTAACCCATGAGTTCAAGGATATTTGGAGAGACGTCAAAAAGACAAAAACACTATCGCATAAATTGATGTATGTTTTTGGTCCACCAGGGTGGAGCCATGACAAAAGCACGTTGACCGTCAAGCAACAACAAGACTTGTTTGAAAAACAAAAGCGGGAAAATTTCAAATCGACTGCGTAACCCCTTTATCGATTAGGTAAACCGGACAATATCCATAGCCCTTAAGAAATATCGGTTTTTTCTTCAACGAACTCTTGCTTCTTCCGTAGTTTCATGTTCAAAAACTCGACCAGCAAAGAAAAGGCAATGGCAAAGTAGAGATACCCTTTTGGTATCGCGCCTATTTCTTGGTCAAAGATTTTCGCATGGCTAAGGTGCGCGGCTTCGGCTATCAACATGAATCCGATAAGGATTAAAAAAGCAAGTGCCAATAGCTGCATCGATGGATGCTTGTTGATGAATTTTCGAATACCATTTGCGAAAACCATCATGATGATGATTGAAATAACCACTGCGATGATCATTAGCACCAAGGCGTCTTGAGGTTTGTTGCCAATACCGTTGGTCATGCCAACGGCCGTTAAGATTGAATCGATTGAAAAGATAAAATCGATAATGATGATTTGAACGATGGCTTTTGAAAGTGTATTGATTTTCTTCGCTTTGATTTGATCTTCATCGTGTTCGGGCAGTTCTACTTTTTCATGTATCTCAGAAGTGCTTTTGTAGATGAGGAACAGTCCGCCCAAGAATAGAATCACGGCTTGACCGCTCAAGCCGACATACAGCCATGAGGTCTTCACATAATAGAACGGATTGCTTAAACCGATTAAGAATGACACCGCGAACAACAATATGATACGTTGTGCCATGGCCAATAAGAGCCCTATGTTCGTTGCCTTTCGTTGTTGTTTTGGAGGAAGTTTATTGGCGGCAATCGATATGAACACAATATTGTCAATGCCCAGAACGATTTCAAGAAATGTCAACGTGATCAGCGCTACCCAAGCGTCAGGACTGGCTAGGATTTCAAACATGGTCAGTGTGTTTTTATGGCTTCGCCTTTAAATTTTCGTTTATCGCCAATAGCGTTGTATTCAAAGGTATAAGAACTATCTGAAGTAGT is a window from the Muricauda sp. SCSIO 65647 genome containing:
- a CDS encoding TerC family protein; its protein translation is MFEILASPDAWVALITLTFLEIVLGIDNIVFISIAANKLPPKQQRKATNIGLLLAMAQRIILLFAVSFLIGLSNPFYYVKTSWLYVGLSGQAVILFLGGLFLIYKSTSEIHEKVELPEHDEDQIKAKKINTLSKAIVQIIIIDFIFSIDSILTAVGMTNGIGNKPQDALVLMIIAVVISIIIMMVFANGIRKFINKHPSMQLLALAFLILIGFMLIAEAAHLSHAKIFDQEIGAIPKGYLYFAIAFSLLVEFLNMKLRKKQEFVEEKTDIS